One Diabrotica virgifera virgifera chromosome 3, PGI_DIABVI_V3a genomic window carries:
- the LOC126881713 gene encoding uncharacterized protein LOC126881713: MCAFKAEHLLVDELDYELKIRDIMPEESTTVDKKRNLLRGALKQEAGNRSFLQISAVSLPFEEQQKGITETLDSLSKKIEKFRGTVKDTEYARLTSRLGHISARVHLLHCPSEEQEPFKRSVSLKILTLEGELDSRVNPIATSTPNASVNVPSFTYSKPVQVHKWGISFSGEKQHTDVMSFLERVECLRISRGVSEEDLFAASAELFTGTAFTWFMNNRGNFSCWSDLIKKLKSDFLPYSFQDDLLDQIKNHKQKPGESVTMFINTILGMCSRLDTPLSDLAKIKIILKCLLPFYHQQLALMDIQNIDDLTIKCKRLEETLSWSSQPPSTSRSSSNSSSQPTSFRQRSWLNKGHEHNVSVVSSLVCWNCDQPGHPFYNCGIPQNRIFCHGCGRENTLKRNCSKCSGNDTSEVRPLNVSPSNIQSGNQTPSSNETAGPSTSSNPNPSSRKGKGVSFKKAAHTTKQN; encoded by the coding sequence atgtgtgcttttaaagctgaacatcttctggtggatgaattggattatgaattaaagattcgggacataatgccagaggagtcgacaactgtcgataaaaaacgcaatcttttgagaggtgctttgaaacaagaagctggcaatagaagttttctccaaatttcagctgtatcccttccttttgaggaacaacaaaaaggaatcactgaaacattggacagcttgtctaaaaaaatcgaaaagtttaggggaactgtaaaggatacagagtatgcgcgattaacatctcgtctaggccatatttctgcccgtgtacacttgctacactgtccttctgaagaacaggaaccgttcaagaggtctgtttctcttaaaatattaacactagagggtgaacttgattctagagttaaccccattgctacctctactcctaatgcttcagtcaatgtacctagctttacgtactccaaacctgttcaagtacacaaatggggtatttcattttcaggtgaaaaacagcacactgatgtgatgtcatttttagaaagggttgaatgtcttcgaatatctagaggtgtttctgaagaggatttgtttgctgcttctgctgagttgttcaccgggaccgcttttacatggtttatgaataacaggggtaatttttcttgttggtctgatctgattaaaaagttgaagtcggattttcttccgtattcattccaggatgatttattggatcaaattaagaatcataagcagaaacctggggaatctgttactatgtttattaatactatattaggtatgtgtagtcgtttagacactcctttgtcagatttagctaaaattaaaatcatccttaaatgtctattgcccttttatcatcaacaattagctcttatggacattcagaacattgatgaccttactataaaatgcaaacgtttggaggaaacgttatcctggtcttctcaacctccatccacatctcgatcctcttctaactcttcttctcagccaacttcctttaggcaacgttcttggctaaataagggtcatgaacataatgtttcggttgttagttctcttgtctgctggaattgtgatcagcctggtcacccattttacaattgtgggattcctcaaaatcgtattttctgccatggttgtggccgagagaacacccttaaaagaaactgttctaagtgttcgggaaacgacacgtcggaggtccgtcccctgaacgtttctccgtccaacatccaatcagggaatcaaaccccatcgtcaaacgaaactgctggaccaagcacatccagcaacccaaacccatcttcacgaaaagggaaaggggtgtcgttcaagaaagcagcacacaccacaaaacaaaattaa